From one Gossypium hirsutum isolate 1008001.06 chromosome D08, Gossypium_hirsutum_v2.1, whole genome shotgun sequence genomic stretch:
- the LOC107912587 gene encoding protein PHOX1, translated as MGKHSGKHKKQTGDNNVKQKKVGDNSSKSYDSDTAVFIAMSQELKEEGNKLFQKRDHEGAMLTYEKALKLLPKNHIDVCHLRTNIAACYMQMGLSEYPKAIHECDLALEVTPKYSKALVKRARCYESLNRLELALRDVNTVLNMEPNNVMALEISERVRSSLEKEGLPVELLLESVEPPSTSKTPKVVKEKTKKKISKAKESVEPPKGSLISEVVQEKTEKKNKKKICKAEESVEPPRDSQIPEVVEEKTEKKNKKKISKAKDNKAADRIEEKEVDGNVEEKKAEDKLVIEEKISSKAEEPKKTVKLILGEDIRCAQLPLNCSLLQLREVIHDRFPSLRAVLVKYRDEEGDLVTITSDEELKLAEISAESQGSVRLYVVEVNPEQDPLFERFKHEEVHILDIKQGKATENGHARKVVETRKESCCIDDWIIEFAQLFKNYVGFDLDAYLNLHELGMKQYSEAMEDIVTSEEAQDLFDMAAEKFQEMTALALFNWGNVHMSRARKRVYFTEDGSRESVLKQIKTTYDYAQLEYSKAGKRYEEALRIKPDFYEAHLALAQQQFEQAKLSWYYAIGNNVDMETWPSEKVLHLYNNAEENMERGMQMWEELEQQRLLELSDLKDEQKQLKKMGLDGLLKDITADEAAEQAINMSALINILWGTILYERSNMEFKLGLPVWHECLEVAVEKFEHAGASPTDVAVMVKNHCSNNIALEGLGFKIDEIIQAWNEMYEAKKWQSKIPLWRLEPLLRRRVSKIYHALEHA; from the exons ATGGGGAAGCATAGTGGAAAGCACAAGAAGCAAACAGGGGATAATAATGTGAAGCAAAAGAAAGTTGGAGACAATAGTTCGAAATCATATGATTCAGACACGGCAGTTTTCATTGCCATGTCTCAAGAACTGAAAGAAGAGGGGAACAAACTGTTTCAGAAAAGGGACCATGAAGGAGCAATGTTGACATATGAGAAGGCTCTCAAATTGCTTCCAAAGAATCACATAGATGTATGCCATCTTAGGACTAATATTGCTGCATGTTATATGCAGATGGGATTGAGTGAGTACCCCAAGGCTATCCATGAGTGTGATTTGGCATTAGAGGTTACTCCCAAGTATAGCAAGGCACTTGTAAAGAGAGCCAGGTGTTACGAATCTTTGAATAGGCTGGAATTAGCTCTCAGAGATGTTAATACAGTTCTTAACATGGAGCCTAATAATGTCATGGCATTAGAGATTTCAGAAAGGGTAAGAAGCTCACTTGAGAAAGAAGGTTTACCTGTtgaattgcttctagaatccgtTGAACCTCCAAGTACTTCGAAAACTCCGAAAGTTGTCAAAGAGAAAACCAAGAAGAAGATCAGCAAAGCTAAAGAATCTGTTGAACCTCCAAAGGGTTCATTAATTTCGGAAGTTGTCCAAGAGAAAACAGagaagaagaacaagaaaaagatctgtaaagctgaagaatctGTTGAACCTCCAAGGGATTCACAAATTCCGGAAGTTGTCGAAGAGAAAACCGagaagaagaacaagaagaagaTCAGTAAAGCTAAAGATAACAAGGCTGCGGATCGAATTGAGGAGAAGGAGGTTGATGGAAATGTAGAGGAAAAGAAGGCTGAGGATAAACTGGTTATAGAGGAGAAAATTAGCAGTAAAGCGGAAGAACCAAAGAAGACTGTCAAGTTGATTTTGGGTGAAGATATAAGATGCGCTCAGTTACCACTTAATTGCAGCCTTCTGCAACTAAGGGAAGTAATTCATGATCGATTTCCTAGTTTGAGAGCAGTTCTTGTCAAATACAGAGATGAAGAAGGTGATTTAGTCACAATCACCAGTGATGAAGAGTTGAAATTGGCTGAAATATCAGCAGAATCCCAGGGTTCTGTGAGGCTGTATGTTGTAGAAGTCAATCCTGAGCAGGATCCACTCTTTGAGAGATTTAAGCATGAGGAAGTTCACATTCTTGACATCAAACAAGGTAAGGCAACTGAAAATGGCCATGCCAGAAAAGTTGTGGAAACCAGAAAAGAATCCTGTTGCATCGATGACTGGATAATTGAGTTTGCTCAACTATTCAAGAACTATGTTGGGTTTGATTTAGACGCATACTTGAATCTCCATGAGCTTGGTATGAAGCAATATTCTGAGGCCATGGAGGACATAGTTACAAGTGAAGAGGCACAGGATCTTTTCGACATGGCAGCTGAGAAATTCCAAGAGATGACAGCATTAGCATTGTTCAACTGGGGAAATGTTCACATGTCCAGGGCAAGGAAGAGGGTATACTTCACTGAAGATGGTTCGAGAGAATCTGTACTTAAGCAGATCAAAACAACCTATGATTATGCACAATTAGAATATAGCAAAGCTGGTAAGAGATACGAGGAAGCACTGAGAATCAAGCCAGATTTCTATGAAGCTCATCTAGCTCTAGCACAACAACAGTTTGAGCAGGCAAAACTTTCTTGGTATTATGCAATTGGCAACAATGTTGATATGGAAACATGGCCTTCTGAGAAGGTCCTGCACCTTTATAACAATGCCGAGGAAAATATGGAGAGGGGTATGCAGATGTGGGAAGAGTTAGAACAGCAGCGCCTGCTTGAGCTTTCTGATTTGAAGGATGAACAAAAGCAGTTGAAGAAAATGGGATTGGATGGTTTACTGAAAGATATAACAGCAGATGAAGCAGCAGAGCAGGCAATCAACATGAGTGCTCTGATAAACATTTTATGGGGCACCATACTTTACGAACGTTCGAACATGGAATTTAAACTAGGGCTACCTGTCTGGCATGAATGTTTGGAGGTTGCTGTTGAGAAGTTTGAGCATGCTGGAGCTTCTCCCACTGATGTAGCTGTTATGGTAAAGAACCACTGTTCAAATAACATTGCTTTGGAAG gtttagggtttaagattgaCGAGATAATACAGGCATGGAATGAGATGTATGAAGCTAAAAAGTGGCAGAGCAAGATTCCATTATGGCGACTAGAACCATTACTTAGACGGCGAGTTTCCAAAATTTATCATGCACTGGAGCATGCATAA